From the Flavimarina sp. Hel_I_48 genome, one window contains:
- a CDS encoding BrxA/BrxB family bacilliredoxin: MYPAELVKPMREDLTKVGFTELHTTADVEAAMKKEGTSLVVVNSVCGCAAANARPGARMALQNAKTPDNLYTVFAGVDREATDLARGFMVPFPPSSPSMALFKDGELVHMLERHHIEGRPAEMIAENLADAFNEHC; encoded by the coding sequence ATGTATCCAGCAGAATTAGTAAAACCAATGCGGGAAGACCTTACGAAGGTAGGCTTCACCGAATTACATACAACAGCAGACGTAGAAGCGGCCATGAAAAAAGAAGGCACCTCCCTTGTAGTGGTGAATTCGGTTTGTGGTTGTGCAGCGGCAAACGCGCGTCCCGGCGCACGTATGGCGCTTCAAAATGCCAAGACACCAGACAATTTATACACCGTTTTTGCAGGAGTAGACCGTGAGGCAACAGATCTTGCCCGTGGTTTTATGGTACCTTTTCCTCCTTCTTCACCTTCAATGGCTTTGTTCAAAGATGGTGAGTTGGTTCACATGTTAGAGCGTCACCACATTGAAGGGCGTCCCGCTGAGATGATCGCAGAAAATCTTGCAGATGCTTTTAACGAGCATTGCTAA
- a CDS encoding TerB family tellurite resistance protein has protein sequence MIKWLGAIAGFAYRGILGAIGGYLIGSLIDSMFFGKKTSGNGSTIFTQQGKTVSPGDFELNLLSLCSIVIKADGSVSQGELDYVRRYFVQSYGKERANATFRTFNDVIKNREVNAQRICEYLQQRTRREVRLQIVHFLFGIAQADGRVSEKEVDQIAQIAGYLRLSRGEFESLKAMFFESAESAYTILEIEKTATDAEVKKAYRDMAKKYHPDKLQHMDEAYRQGAEEKFKNVQKAYETIQKERGL, from the coding sequence ATGATTAAATGGCTGGGTGCCATCGCAGGATTTGCATACCGTGGGATCTTAGGGGCCATAGGAGGTTATCTTATAGGGTCGCTTATAGATAGTATGTTTTTTGGCAAGAAAACGAGTGGAAACGGGAGTACCATTTTTACCCAACAGGGGAAAACGGTCTCTCCGGGCGATTTTGAACTTAATTTATTGTCGCTTTGCTCAATTGTGATCAAAGCAGACGGGAGCGTAAGTCAGGGGGAACTTGATTATGTGCGCAGGTATTTTGTTCAATCTTATGGCAAAGAACGCGCAAATGCCACCTTTCGCACTTTTAATGATGTTATTAAAAACAGAGAAGTAAATGCACAGCGCATCTGCGAGTATTTGCAGCAGCGTACGCGTCGTGAAGTACGATTGCAGATCGTTCATTTTCTCTTTGGGATCGCACAGGCAGATGGTAGGGTTTCTGAAAAAGAAGTAGATCAGATTGCTCAGATCGCCGGTTATTTACGGCTGAGCCGTGGCGAATTTGAGAGCCTTAAGGCCATGTTTTTTGAAAGTGCAGAAAGTGCGTACACGATCCTTGAAATCGAAAAAACGGCAACTGATGCCGAGGTAAAAAAAGCCTACCGCGATATGGCAAAAAAATACCATCCAGACAAATTGCAGCATATGGACGAGGCCTACCGCCAGGGCGCCGAAGAGAAGTTCAAAAACGTTCAGAAAGCATATGAAACCATTCAAAAAGAACGCGGACTTTAA
- a CDS encoding chloride channel protein has protein sequence MPGKKPLLHRFHSWRYKNISGTTFIYILSIITGLGAGLGAVLIKNFTFLIQDLLQGKIVGNYYYGFYFVFPVVGLVLTTGIVKFIIRRPVNHGVSSTLAAISRRQGILKRYQIFASAITAPITVGFGGSVGLESPTVVTGAAFSSYLSRIFHMNQANRMLLLGCAASGAMSCIFKAPIAAIIFAVEVFGLDLTLLSLMPLLLASLSGILTSYFFFGSGTILPFTLKDAFVISDFPFYMILGLVAGLVSVYFSNTYFAVLKYFDRWDSTLMRLLISGLALGTLIFFIPPLYGEGFEMINSLLAGNAVEALGETYFSNYLENVWVVIALLAGLVIFKIIATAITFTGGGVGGIFATTLFMGSVMGNCLAKILNNIGLGHQVSESNFTLVGMTGLLAGVLHAPLTAIFLIAEITGGYGLFIPLMVTAAIAYGINKYFLPHSVYGMELGLRGELITHDKDQAVLTLLNLNDVIERNFIAVRPEMTLGEMARNAVAKSARNLFPVVNADNELMGVITLDDIRDIMFDATLYDTTLIKNLMHAAPEYIYLETDTAKIVMRKFQESAAWNLPVIKDGKYYGFISKSKLLSVYRRKLVSFSRK, from the coding sequence ATGCCGGGTAAAAAGCCACTGCTGCACCGTTTTCATAGCTGGAGGTACAAAAATATCTCAGGCACAACATTTATCTACATCCTCAGTATCATTACCGGACTGGGTGCCGGGCTGGGAGCAGTACTTATAAAAAACTTTACTTTTCTTATTCAGGATTTACTCCAGGGTAAAATAGTAGGTAATTATTATTACGGTTTTTATTTTGTGTTTCCGGTGGTAGGTCTGGTGCTTACTACGGGAATTGTCAAATTTATTATACGCCGGCCCGTGAATCACGGTGTATCAAGCACACTGGCCGCGATTTCCAGGCGGCAGGGAATTCTAAAACGCTATCAGATATTTGCCTCTGCCATTACGGCTCCCATTACAGTTGGTTTTGGTGGTTCTGTAGGTCTCGAAAGCCCTACGGTGGTTACGGGCGCGGCTTTTAGTTCCTACCTGTCCCGCATCTTTCACATGAACCAGGCCAATCGTATGCTCCTGCTGGGCTGTGCGGCTTCTGGTGCGATGTCCTGTATTTTTAAGGCGCCCATTGCCGCAATCATATTTGCGGTTGAGGTGTTTGGCCTGGACCTTACGTTATTATCCCTAATGCCACTCCTGCTGGCTTCGCTTTCTGGTATTCTCACATCCTATTTCTTTTTTGGTTCAGGAACTATTCTTCCGTTTACCTTAAAAGATGCCTTTGTGATCTCAGATTTTCCGTTTTATATGATACTGGGTTTGGTCGCTGGCCTGGTTTCTGTCTATTTTAGCAACACTTATTTTGCCGTTTTAAAATATTTTGACCGGTGGGATTCTACCCTGATGCGGCTTCTCATTTCTGGACTTGCCCTGGGTACGTTGATCTTTTTTATCCCACCGCTGTACGGGGAAGGTTTTGAGATGATCAACAGCCTGCTCGCGGGAAATGCCGTTGAAGCGCTGGGTGAAACCTATTTTAGTAATTATCTTGAAAATGTGTGGGTGGTAATTGCCCTGCTTGCCGGACTCGTAATTTTTAAAATCATTGCAACCGCGATCACGTTTACCGGTGGTGGTGTAGGTGGTATCTTTGCCACTACCCTTTTTATGGGGAGCGTCATGGGGAATTGCCTGGCAAAAATCCTCAATAATATAGGTCTGGGACATCAGGTCTCAGAAAGCAATTTTACGCTGGTGGGAATGACGGGCCTTTTGGCCGGCGTGCTGCATGCGCCCCTTACCGCCATATTTCTCATTGCCGAAATCACCGGTGGCTATGGCCTTTTTATCCCACTTATGGTCACGGCAGCGATTGCCTACGGAATAAATAAATACTTCCTGCCGCATTCGGTTTATGGGATGGAACTGGGACTGCGCGGCGAACTCATTACGCATGACAAGGACCAGGCGGTGCTTACCCTGCTCAACCTCAACGACGTGATAGAACGCAATTTTATTGCCGTGAGGCCAGAAATGACCCTAGGCGAAATGGCGCGTAATGCCGTGGCAAAATCTGCCCGGAACCTGTTTCCCGTGGTTAATGCAGATAACGAACTTATGGGCGTAATTACCCTTGATGACATTCGCGATATCATGTTTGACGCGACTCTGTACGACACCACGCTCATAAAAAATCTAATGCACGCAGCCCCGGAATATATATATCTGGAAACCGATACCGCAAAAATCGTAATGCGCAAATTTCAGGAGAGTGCCGCCTGGAACTTACCGGTAATCAAAGATGGCAAATATTACGGGTTTATATCTAAATCGAAATTACTAAGTGTTTACCGCCGTAAATTGGTTAGTTTCTCCAGAAAATAG